Proteins from a single region of Methanotorris igneus Kol 5:
- a CDS encoding IS1595 family transposase: MEIDEFYVNAGDKGIKKENSRKRGLKRKGRGTYKSERPPIITLYNRTDKRVLTSVETNLSKTKIWKMISEVNSDDLIVNTDEYTIYENLESHPKVFKHLTVNHASKEYSNGISHVNNCECFHSIIKPHLRKHRGISRRNLHLYVSFHTFIYNYKSNWFSKLLSLILCNDT; encoded by the coding sequence TTGGAGATAGATGAATTCTACGTTAATGCTGGAGATAAAGGCATTAAAAAAGAAAATAGTCGAAAAAGAGGTCTAAAAAGAAAAGGCAGAGGTACGTATAAAAGTGAAAGGCCTCCAATAATAACCCTATATAATCGAACGGACAAAAGAGTACTTACTTCCGTTGAAACGAATTTAAGCAAGACCAAAATTTGGAAAATGATTAGCGAGGTTAATTCAGACGATTTAATTGTTAATACAGACGAATATACCATTTACGAAAATTTAGAATCCCATCCAAAAGTATTTAAACATTTGACAGTTAATCATGCATCGAAAGAATACTCTAACGGCATCTCCCACGTTAATAACTGCGAATGCTTCCATTCGATAATCAAACCCCATTTAAGAAAACATCGAGGCATTAGTCGAAGAAATCTCCACTTATATGTAAGCTTCCATACATTTATCTATAACTATAAATCGAACTGGTTCTCTAAATTACTATCGCTTATATTATGTAATGATACTTGA
- a CDS encoding transposase, with protein MSVEVYKLFIPKDEECIEVIRRVRWGNGYICPYCGSKDVVLKGKERRKPYIQRYRCNSCKRHFNDLTGTIFAKKTNNFGRNVLYSQKFRKLLNQSNV; from the coding sequence ATGAGCGTCGAGGTATATAAATTATTCATACCAAAGGATGAAGAATGTATTGAAGTTATAAGAAGGGTTCGATGGGGTAATGGATATATTTGTCCATACTGTGGTTCGAAAGATGTTGTTTTAAAAGGTAAAGAAAGACGCAAACCCTACATCCAAAGATACAGATGTAACTCGTGTAAAAGACACTTCAACGATTTAACTGGAACGATATTTGCTAAAAAAACGAATAACTTTGGGAGAAATGTTTTATATAGCCAAAAATTTAGGAAACTCCTCAATCAATCAAATGTCTAA
- a CDS encoding M56 family metallopeptidase yields the protein MKDRKMLNEILSDTINELNLNDKKTNIKIKIKPLKRKIASISLTNKTIYINKNILPYLSDEEIKFILAHELLHLKYGKYHINEFEEELLFLFPNKEAILTNLINKLHQKNNNKE from the coding sequence ATGAAAGATAGAAAAATGTTAAATGAAATATTGAGCGATACAATAAATGAACTAAACCTAAATGACAAAAAAACAAATATAAAAATTAAAATAAAGCCACTTAAAAGAAAAATCGCTTCTATCTCATTAACCAATAAAACAATTTATATAAATAAAAACATACTGCCCTATTTAAGTGATGAAGAAATAAAATTTATTTTAGCCCATGAACTTCTACATCTAAAATATGGAAAATATCATATAAATGAATTTGAAGAAGAACTTTTATTTTTATTTCCAAATAAAGAAGCAATTTTAACAAATCTTATAAACAAACTGCATCAGAAAAATAATAACAAGGAGTAA
- a CDS encoding pentapeptide repeat-containing protein codes for MFKIVEKNIRIRIVFEKNVNFRYSIFKGGIDFRCSTFEGEVDFWGSTFEGGVYFIFSTFKEGVYFIFSTFKEGVYFIFSTFKGGVYFWDSTFEEEVYFWGSKFKGEVDFSNSSFNIAKFEKSTFKSITKFTDISFGQLSFLETIFEDIVFFKKKEKDKDKGIVIFNLVNFKEPENTTFINFSLSKTSFLLTDVKDITIIAEAEKILDDYLLKFIKEEKELFDKFKNLLNDINELNNKKNYPFTNEKELQECENKLKEKNQELDELTNKIKEKIDKKYVNFDNTNQYKEFLRALVDIISPYLREETVLKEYRNIRKSFENNRTFVEASELFIYEMELMRKIVVPNYEKYKIIIWILIILISVSLLFGLYFTMMLTLLVISLLVISYIVAYLGITKYLLKIIKYLKELLEGISFDIYKITSNYGESITKPIIISLIFVLFVFPILLPNIDLKAFDSVGLYIYNHTPEPLKTTMAHYNELLGQTLRAFFQLGIDKDIINSTTNPIQKEQLQTLASYEWFIRIISLILLGSLFIAIKRRLERK; via the coding sequence ATGTTCAAGATAGTAGAAAAAAATATAAGAATTAGAATTGTATTTGAGAAAAATGTTAATTTTAGGTATTCAATATTTAAAGGAGGAATTGATTTTAGGTGTTCAACATTTGAAGGAGAAGTTGATTTTTGGGGTTCAACATTTGAAGGAGGAGTTTATTTTATTTTTTCAACATTTAAAGAAGGAGTTTATTTTATTTTTTCAACATTTAAAGAAGGAGTTTATTTTATTTTTTCAACATTTAAAGGAGGAGTTTATTTTTGGGATTCAACATTTGAAGAAGAAGTTTATTTTTGGGGTTCAAAATTTAAAGGAGAAGTTGATTTCAGCAATTCATCTTTTAATATAGCAAAATTTGAAAAATCAACATTTAAATCCATAACTAAATTTACAGATATTTCATTTGGTCAGTTATCCTTTTTAGAAACAATTTTTGAGGACATTGTCTTTTTTAAAAAGAAAGAAAAAGATAAAGATAAAGGAATAGTAATTTTCAACTTGGTTAATTTTAAAGAGCCAGAAAATACAACATTTATCAATTTTTCGTTATCAAAAACATCTTTTTTATTAACGGATGTAAAAGACATAACAATAATTGCAGAAGCGGAGAAAATTTTAGATGATTATTTATTAAAATTTATAAAGGAAGAAAAAGAATTGTTTGACAAATTTAAAAATCTATTAAATGATATTAATGAATTAAATAATAAAAAGAATTATCCTTTTACTAATGAAAAAGAGTTGCAGGAATGCGAAAATAAACTAAAAGAAAAAAATCAAGAATTGGATGAATTAACCAACAAAATAAAAGAAAAAATAGACAAAAAATATGTTAATTTTGATAATACTAATCAATATAAGGAATTTTTAAGGGCTTTGGTAGATATTATTTCACCATATTTAAGAGAGGAAACAGTCCTAAAAGAATATAGAAATATAAGAAAATCTTTTGAGAACAATAGGACATTTGTTGAAGCTTCTGAATTATTTATTTATGAAATGGAGTTAATGAGAAAAATAGTTGTGCCAAATTATGAAAAATATAAAATTATTATTTGGATTTTAATAATTTTAATATCTGTATCATTACTATTTGGTTTGTATTTTACAATGATGCTAACACTATTAGTAATCTCGCTACTGGTGATTTCGTATATAGTCGCATACTTGGGGATTACAAAATATTTATTAAAAATCATAAAATATCTAAAAGAGCTTTTAGAAGGAATTTCATTTGATATATACAAAATAACATCAAACTATGGAGAATCAATAACAAAACCAATAATAATATCATTAATTTTTGTGTTGTTTGTATTTCCTATTTTACTACCGAACATTGACTTAAAAGCTTTTGATTCAGTAGGTTTGTATATCTATAATCACACACCAGAACCATTAAAAACTACAATGGCACATTATAATGAATTACTTGGGCAGACATTAAGAGCATTTTTCCAATTAGGAATAGATAAAGATATCATAAATTCAACTACTAATCCAATACAAAAAGAACAATTACAAACATTAGCAAGTTATGAATGGTTTATAAGAATCATCTCATT
- a CDS encoding nucleotidyltransferase domain-containing protein, whose translation MNEEKAIKEFVNALKSKYKGRIKKIILFGSYARGDYTEESDIDILIVGDVDFDYVIDLCTKLLLKYGVVINAIIESEEVFNKKINWSFHRNVLEEGRALY comes from the coding sequence ATGAACGAAGAAAAAGCAATAAAAGAGTTCGTGAATGCATTAAAATCAAAATATAAAGGCAGAATTAAAAAAATTATATTATTCGGCAGTTATGCAAGGGGGGACTATACTGAAGAAAGCGATATTGACATTTTGATAGTTGGAGATGTGGATTTTGATTATGTCATTGATTTATGCACTAAACTGCTGTTAAAATATGGAGTTGTTATAAATGCAATTATTGAGAGTGAAGAGGTGTTTAACAAAAAAATAAACTGGTCATTCCATAGAAATGTTTTAGAAGAGGGGAGAGCGTTATATTAA
- a CDS encoding HsdR family type I site-specific deoxyribonuclease, translating to MPIPENYVHKDIEENLNKLGWGELKGYGGEAFSNYIIKPILEEQLKIINDHIEEYKDEFIEKAINKLMNEPKPEEILDYIKNGVLITLDKGRKGQISNRVKLIDYKNIEKNLFNYAHELKFKGNDNIIPDFTLFINGIPIVIIEAKREFSEKETYEEAINQINRYERDAPKLFNYVQFAIAYGDEKLYVPTYPNEEKEDRFKKPYKWKNEKKEEDIWDLLKRERVLDIIKNFIFFSKDRAGRKTKIIPRYMQYWAVKKAYERITNYLNNKDYKNRGLVWHWQGSGKTFEILYLAELFYNEFKNKDPIVFIMVDRRELENQFNDDIIALQNATFKDNFKKINSVEELKEVLERIKKSEENPNISEKGVYLVMMHKFDKNKLKDFIESFGSIDKKEILILRDEAHRTESGKFATLRNKILKNAIAIGFTGTPVHKKDMSTFKEYAYPKEGEFYLDRFFIEESIKEGFTLPLIWRVVRPRDIKDISEVEIKNIIEKLFVDEEDADNIVVSKKEIAEKIKLSDLLKSESSIKEASKYIAEHILEDTENFKFKAMVVAQDRKSCILFKKYLDKYLKEKIKEYNEDWTQVVITYLHNDEVEIENYKKMVEEKYGKNIEELNKEWADKFKTSDEPKILIVNRKLLTGFDAPILKTIYIHQFLKDYLLLQASARANRPAKNKKYGLIVDLTGILIENYKKAIEDYNLYRDEAINKDILNNLFVETSKIWETFLKKLDEFKELFKLIVGIEFDDFTANLKKQKEAEKEFKKIISKIILSDKFDYFYAKLRELIQLFEAVGAYGEKLNYYETYEWLKIISAGINKQMRPKSYKIPYNQIKKEVIKYLEFDNYTDIASILINPQLLENLKNKDEINIIVADMIYYALDTLQNKREPIYRMIYNRINELKNAYISKTKKSEHVINELINCLNTLKTYEEEEKTLSKSEKAIKNILFYLKNVENYNIKKLPLTEKTLKNLEDKKLIKPSDFDKIKRFLFVDLKNAIKETEKRRKVSSKIVEEIIKPIFT from the coding sequence AATTCCAGAGAATTATGTGCATAAAGATATAGAAGAGAATTTAAATAAATTAGGTTGGGGAGAATTGAAAGGATATGGGGGGGAGGCATTTAGCAACTACATAATAAAGCCAATATTAGAGGAACAACTAAAAATTATAAATGACCATATAGAAGAATACAAAGATGAATTTATTGAGAAAGCAATAAATAAACTAATGAATGAACCAAAACCAGAGGAGATTTTAGATTATATTAAAAATGGGGTATTAATAACTTTAGATAAAGGAAGGAAGGGGCAAATTTCCAATAGAGTTAAATTAATTGATTACAAAAATATTGAGAAAAATCTTTTTAACTATGCCCACGAACTAAAATTTAAAGGAAACGACAACATTATTCCAGATTTTACCCTATTTATTAATGGCATTCCAATAGTTATAATAGAGGCAAAAAGGGAATTTTCTGAAAAAGAAACTTATGAAGAGGCAATAAATCAAATAAATAGATATGAAAGAGATGCCCCAAAATTATTTAACTATGTGCAGTTTGCCATTGCTTATGGAGATGAAAAACTTTATGTTCCAACATATCCAAACGAAGAAAAAGAAGATAGATTTAAAAAGCCATACAAATGGAAAAATGAGAAAAAAGAGGAAGATATTTGGGATTTATTAAAAAGGGAGAGAGTTTTAGATATAATAAAGAACTTTATATTTTTTAGTAAAGACAGGGCTGGAAGAAAAACCAAAATTATCCCGAGATATATGCAATATTGGGCAGTAAAAAAAGCTTATGAAAGAATAACCAACTACCTAAACAATAAAGATTATAAAAATAGAGGGTTAGTTTGGCATTGGCAGGGAAGTGGAAAGACCTTTGAAATTTTATATTTGGCAGAACTATTTTATAATGAATTTAAAAATAAAGACCCTATTGTTTTTATAATGGTGGATAGGAGAGAATTGGAAAATCAATTTAATGATGATATTATAGCTTTACAAAATGCAACTTTTAAAGATAACTTCAAAAAAATTAACAGCGTTGAAGAACTTAAAGAAGTTTTAGAGAGAATAAAAAAGTCAGAAGAAAATCCAAATATTTCAGAGAAGGGCGTTTATTTAGTTATGATGCACAAATTTGATAAAAATAAATTAAAGGACTTTATAGAATCTTTTGGCTCAATTGATAAAAAAGAAATTTTGATTTTGAGGGATGAAGCCCACAGAACTGAATCAGGTAAATTTGCCACTTTAAGAAATAAGATTTTAAAAAATGCCATTGCTATTGGTTTTACAGGAACTCCAGTTCATAAAAAGGATATGAGCACATTTAAAGAATATGCCTATCCAAAAGAAGGAGAGTTTTATTTAGATAGGTTTTTTATTGAAGAATCGATAAAAGAGGGCTTTACTTTACCTTTAATTTGGAGAGTTGTCAGACCGAGGGATATAAAAGATATCTCAGAGGTAGAAATAAAAAACATTATAGAAAAATTGTTTGTTGATGAAGAAGATGCAGATAATATTGTTGTATCTAAAAAGGAAATTGCTGAGAAAATAAAATTATCTGATTTATTGAAAAGTGAAAGCAGTATAAAAGAGGCATCAAAATACATAGCAGAGCATATTTTAGAAGACACTGAAAACTTTAAATTTAAGGCGATGGTTGTAGCTCAAGATAGAAAATCATGCATTTTGTTTAAAAAATATTTAGACAAATATCTTAAAGAAAAAATAAAAGAGTATAATGAAGACTGGACTCAGGTTGTTATTACATATCTTCACAATGATGAGGTAGAGATTGAAAACTACAAAAAAATGGTTGAAGAGAAATATGGTAAAAATATAGAGGAATTAAATAAAGAATGGGCTGATAAATTTAAAACTTCAGATGAACCAAAAATTTTAATTGTCAATAGAAAATTATTAACCGGTTTTGATGCTCCAATATTAAAAACTATCTACATCCACCAATTTCTTAAAGATTATCTCTTACTTCAAGCGTCTGCAAGAGCCAACAGACCAGCAAAAAATAAAAAATATGGGCTTATTGTTGATTTAACGGGGATATTAATTGAAAACTACAAAAAGGCAATTGAGGATTATAACCTATACAGGGATGAGGCAATAAATAAGGATATTTTAAACAACTTATTTGTTGAGACATCAAAAATCTGGGAAACCTTCTTAAAGAAATTAGATGAATTTAAAGAGTTATTTAAGTTAATTGTAGGGATTGAGTTTGATGATTTCACTGCTAATTTAAAAAAACAGAAAGAAGCAGAGAAAGAATTTAAAAAAATTATAAGCAAAATTATTTTAAGTGATAAATTTGATTATTTCTATGCAAAACTTAGAGAACTTATTCAATTATTTGAGGCTGTTGGAGCTTATGGGGAAAAACTAAATTATTATGAAACCTATGAATGGCTGAAAATAATATCTGCTGGAATAAATAAGCAGATGAGACCTAAAAGTTATAAAATTCCATATAATCAAATAAAAAAGGAAGTAATAAAATATTTAGAGTTTGATAATTATACAGATATTGCCTCAATCTTAATAAATCCTCAACTATTGGAGAATTTAAAAAATAAAGATGAAATTAACATAATAGTTGCGGATATGATTTATTATGCTTTAGATACACTTCAAAATAAAAGAGAGCCAATATATAGGATGATATACAACAGGATAAACGAGCTAAAAAACGCATATATTTCAAAAACTAAAAAAAGCGAGCATGTAATTAATGAGCTAATAAATTGCTTAAATACATTAAAAACCTATGAAGAGGAAGAAAAAACATTATCAAAATCAGAAAAGGCAATAAAAAATATACTATTTTATTTAAAGAATGTAGAGAACTACAATATTAAAAAACTTCCATTAACTGAAAAGACCTTAAAAAATTTGGAAGATAAAAAATTAATAAAACCAAGTGATTTTGATAAAATTAAAAGATTTTTATTCGTTGATTTGAAAAATGCTATTAAAGAAACTGAAAAAAGAAGAAAAGTATCAAGCAAAATAGTTGAAGAGATTATTAAACCAATTTTTACTTAA